In a genomic window of Maricaulis maris MCS10:
- a CDS encoding ABC transporter permease, with amino-acid sequence MRAIYLIARREFLSYVATWGFWLSLASVPMFMALGIGMPILIENSQPTRYYVLVDETGGTLEAALEAQAEASRAEALERAREAAREMFGNNPQIEAALASQPQFSDERYLRVDVGETELEALRPYLTGGASFTAADGEHGLFAAIFLRQGADGAIEVDYWSTNLSDSNLRSQIRNSLRGHMRTQFLVDAGVNPQLIETANDLSPTVRELNAGRTGDTAEVTDADKIPLFVSLFTALGLWVIIFSVVNMLLSAMIEEKGNKILEMMLASTRHHEILTGKLLGVAAVSATLLVVWGGMGLLGTVGMQQVAASADMPIAEILAAVLNPGLLLPALGYFIIGYLMYGALFLAIGSLCETLQDAQTLMTPMMLIMMVPIFLVMMAFESPDSPVVAIASWVPLWTPFIMLARLPHEVGMVEILGTTAAMFAFAAFVIWGSGVLFRMGALNQANQDTVKGWFSLGGKKKPAEG; translated from the coding sequence ATGCGCGCCATCTATCTCATCGCCCGCCGCGAATTCCTCTCCTATGTCGCCACCTGGGGCTTCTGGCTGTCGCTCGCCTCTGTGCCGATGTTCATGGCGCTGGGCATCGGCATGCCGATCCTGATCGAGAATTCCCAACCCACCCGCTATTACGTCCTCGTCGACGAGACCGGCGGCACGCTGGAAGCGGCGCTGGAAGCCCAGGCCGAGGCCAGTCGGGCCGAAGCGCTGGAGAGGGCGCGCGAGGCGGCCCGGGAGATGTTCGGGAACAACCCGCAGATCGAAGCCGCCTTGGCCTCCCAGCCGCAATTTTCTGACGAACGCTATCTGCGGGTCGATGTCGGCGAGACCGAGCTGGAGGCGCTTCGGCCCTATCTGACCGGCGGCGCCAGCTTTACAGCGGCCGATGGCGAGCACGGCCTGTTCGCTGCCATCTTCCTGCGCCAGGGCGCGGATGGGGCGATTGAGGTCGATTACTGGAGCACCAACCTCTCGGACAGTAATCTGCGGTCCCAGATACGTAACTCCCTGCGCGGCCATATGCGGACCCAGTTTCTCGTCGATGCCGGTGTGAACCCGCAATTGATCGAGACCGCCAATGATCTCTCGCCCACGGTGCGCGAACTCAATGCCGGGCGTACCGGCGACACGGCTGAAGTGACCGACGCGGACAAGATCCCGCTGTTCGTGAGCTTGTTCACGGCTCTTGGCCTCTGGGTCATCATCTTCTCGGTGGTCAACATGCTGCTGAGCGCCATGATCGAGGAGAAGGGCAACAAGATCCTGGAAATGATGCTGGCGTCGACCCGGCATCATGAAATCCTCACCGGCAAGCTGCTTGGCGTGGCTGCGGTTTCAGCAACCCTGCTGGTTGTCTGGGGCGGGATGGGCCTGCTGGGAACGGTCGGCATGCAACAGGTCGCAGCCTCGGCCGACATGCCGATTGCGGAAATTCTGGCGGCCGTGCTCAATCCGGGCCTGCTGTTGCCGGCCCTGGGTTATTTCATCATCGGCTATTTGATGTATGGCGCGCTTTTCCTGGCCATCGGCTCGCTGTGCGAAACGCTACAGGACGCCCAGACCCTGATGACCCCGATGATGCTGATCATGATGGTCCCGATCTTCCTGGTCATGATGGCCTTCGAGTCCCCGGACTCACCGGTCGTGGCGATTGCCAGCTGGGTGCCGCTGTGGACGCCCTTCATCATGCTGGCGCGCCTGCCGCATGAGGTCGGCATGGTCGAAATCCTGGGCACCACGGCCGCAATGTTCGCCTTTGCCGCCTTCGTGATCTGGGGCTCTGGCGTGCTGTTCCGCATGGGTGCGCTCAACCAGGCCAACCAGGACACGGTGAAGGGCTGGTTCAGCCTTGGCGGCAAGAAGAAGCCGGCGGAGGGCTGA
- a CDS encoding winged helix-turn-helix transcriptional regulator, which yields MRWNELSDETCSLARTLAVIGDRWTLMVLREAFLKVRRFDDFQSRLGIARRVLTERLSHLVEHGVLEKQAYQTRPLRHEYRLTAKGRDLYPALLSLVHWGDRHYAGSDGPPVVHTHISCGHDFRSVLSCSECGEPVEARAVTVRPGPGAR from the coding sequence ATGCGCTGGAACGAATTGTCAGACGAGACATGTTCACTGGCCCGCACCCTGGCGGTGATCGGCGATCGCTGGACCTTGATGGTTCTGCGGGAGGCTTTCCTGAAAGTGCGCCGCTTTGACGATTTCCAGAGCCGCCTGGGAATTGCCCGGCGGGTTCTGACCGAGCGTCTCTCGCATCTGGTCGAACACGGTGTTCTGGAAAAGCAGGCCTATCAGACACGGCCGCTGCGGCACGAATACCGGCTGACGGCAAAAGGGCGGGATCTCTATCCCGCCCTCCTGTCGCTGGTGCATTGGGGTGACCGGCACTATGCCGGCTCGGATGGCCCGCCGGTCGTCCACACCCACATCAGCTGTGGCCACGACTTCCGCAGCGTCTTGAGCTGTTCCGAGTGCGGTGAGCCGGTCGAGGCCCGGGCGGTTACCGTCCGACCCGGGCCCGGAGCCCGCTAG
- a CDS encoding SDR family NAD(P)-dependent oxidoreductase, which yields MATRNASCAIIGAGDYIGAAIARKFAGEGYTVHVGRRNADRLEPLCAEIAAAGGRCVPHQLDARQEDSVKAFLEAANADAPLEVVISNPGANVNVPLLETTDRIFTKVWELACKAGFLSGREAARIMLENGRGGSIFFTGATASLRGGSGYAAFASAKAGLRMMAQAMARELGPKNIHVAHLVIDAGVDTAFVRERIREAHGAEAEANLPEGALTQPASIANAYWALHQQTPDAWTFEMDLRPHGETW from the coding sequence ATGGCCACACGGAACGCAAGTTGCGCGATCATCGGGGCCGGCGACTATATCGGGGCCGCGATCGCCCGGAAGTTCGCCGGCGAGGGCTATACGGTCCATGTCGGGCGGCGAAATGCCGACAGGCTGGAGCCGCTATGCGCCGAGATCGCCGCAGCCGGTGGGCGCTGCGTGCCTCACCAACTCGACGCCCGCCAGGAAGACAGCGTGAAGGCCTTCCTCGAGGCCGCCAATGCCGATGCCCCGCTGGAAGTGGTGATTTCCAACCCGGGTGCCAATGTCAATGTCCCGCTCCTGGAAACCACCGACCGCATCTTCACCAAGGTCTGGGAACTGGCCTGCAAGGCCGGCTTCCTGAGCGGTCGCGAGGCGGCGCGGATCATGCTGGAGAACGGCCGTGGCGGATCGATCTTCTTCACCGGCGCGACCGCCAGCCTGCGCGGCGGGTCCGGCTATGCTGCCTTTGCCAGCGCCAAGGCCGGCCTGCGCATGATGGCCCAGGCGATGGCGCGCGAGCTGGGTCCGAAAAACATCCATGTCGCCCATTTGGTGATCGATGCCGGCGTCGATACCGCCTTTGTCCGCGAGCGCATCCGTGAGGCGCATGGCGCCGAGGCAGAGGCCAACCTGCCCGAGGGTGCCCTGACCCAACCCGCCTCCATCGCGAACGCCTATTGGGCCCTGCATCAACAGACCCCGGATGCCTGGACATTCGAGATGGACCTTCGACCCCATGGAGAGACCTGGTGA
- a CDS encoding 2-hydroxychromene-2-carboxylate isomerase, with the protein MAEIEYLIDFASPNAWLAHKALPGLLERTGATVRYTPVLLGGLFKLTGNQAPMIAYADIPNKLAYEGREFERFIERHGITGFQFNPHFPVNTLLLMRMAVAAEQDGVLPAFIEAGFHHMWEDPKNMTDATIIADALADSGLDVEALLAAAGTPDVKSKLIANTEDAVARGAFGIPSFFVKGELYFGKNTLDEIERVIAAP; encoded by the coding sequence ATGGCCGAAATCGAATACCTGATCGACTTTGCCAGCCCCAACGCCTGGCTGGCCCACAAGGCCCTGCCCGGGCTTCTGGAGCGGACCGGGGCCACCGTCCGCTACACGCCGGTCCTGCTGGGCGGCCTGTTCAAGCTGACCGGCAACCAGGCACCGATGATTGCCTATGCCGACATCCCCAACAAGCTGGCCTATGAGGGCCGTGAATTCGAACGCTTCATCGAGCGGCACGGCATCACCGGCTTCCAGTTCAATCCGCACTTCCCGGTCAACACGCTCTTGTTGATGCGCATGGCGGTCGCCGCCGAACAGGACGGTGTGCTGCCCGCCTTCATCGAGGCCGGTTTCCATCACATGTGGGAAGACCCGAAAAACATGACCGATGCCACGATCATTGCCGATGCACTGGCGGACAGCGGCCTGGATGTCGAAGCACTGCTGGCCGCGGCCGGAACGCCGGACGTCAAATCGAAGCTGATCGCCAACACGGAGGACGCCGTGGCCCGCGGTGCCTTCGGCATTCCGTCCTTCTTCGTCAAGGGCGAGCTCTATTTCGGCAAGAACACGCTGGACGAGATTGAACGCGTCATCGCCGCGCCCTGA
- the rpsU gene encoding 30S ribosomal protein S21 produces MRNGPRVQPNGERAIVQIVVRDNNVEQALRALKKKMQREGTFREMKRRNHYEKPSEKKARQKAEAIRRARKLARKRAQREGLIAKRGGTTRR; encoded by the coding sequence GTGAGGAATGGCCCTCGCGTCCAACCTAATGGAGAGAGAGCCATCGTACAGATCGTTGTGCGCGACAATAACGTGGAGCAAGCGCTCCGTGCGCTGAAAAAGAAGATGCAGCGGGAAGGTACTTTCCGCGAAATGAAGCGTCGTAATCATTACGAGAAGCCCTCGGAGAAAAAGGCTCGCCAGAAGGCTGAAGCCATTCGCCGGGCGCGCAAGCTGGCCCGCAAGCGGGCGCAGCGCGAAGGGCTTATCGCCAAGCGTGGTGGTACCACCCGCCGCTAG
- a CDS encoding COQ9 family protein, with product MTKSLHWSRQFDMMEAETLPRSVKDSTRDALLESILPLAAFDGWTNDSFDQAVTDSGIDRGQALLACPRGALDLIVRWSRQLDLAIVAAVREADIKAMKIRERVRFGVMARLEAIGPHEEAARRARSRLMLPDAASEAPQLLWATADTIWRAIGDTSTDVNFYSKRTILAGVYGSTLSSWLNEADLEKTEAQAFLDRRIQNVMDFEKTKANIAKLTADLPDLAGLLGKLRHGPGPRV from the coding sequence GTGACGAAGTCACTGCACTGGTCTAGACAGTTCGACATGATGGAAGCCGAAACCCTGCCCCGCTCCGTGAAGGATAGCACACGCGACGCGCTTTTAGAGTCGATTCTACCGTTGGCGGCCTTTGATGGCTGGACCAATGACAGTTTCGACCAGGCTGTCACCGATTCCGGCATCGATCGGGGTCAGGCCCTGCTGGCCTGCCCGCGTGGCGCGCTCGATCTGATCGTGCGCTGGTCGCGCCAGCTGGACCTCGCCATTGTCGCCGCTGTCCGCGAGGCCGACATCAAGGCGATGAAGATCCGCGAACGGGTCCGATTCGGTGTGATGGCTCGGCTGGAAGCCATCGGCCCGCACGAGGAAGCCGCCCGTCGCGCCCGTTCTCGCCTGATGCTGCCGGATGCCGCCAGCGAGGCGCCGCAACTCCTGTGGGCCACCGCCGACACGATCTGGCGCGCCATCGGCGACACCTCGACCGATGTGAACTTCTACTCCAAGCGCACGATACTGGCCGGCGTCTATGGGTCGACCCTGTCGAGCTGGCTGAACGAGGCCGATCTGGAAAAGACGGAAGCCCAGGCCTTCCTCGACCGCCGCATCCAGAATGTGATGGATTTCGAGAAAACCAAGGCCAATATCGCCAAGCTCACCGCCGACCTGCCCGACCTCGCCGGCCTGCTCGGCAAGCTGCGCCACGGGCCGGGCCCGCGGGTCTGA